In Fimbriimonadaceae bacterium, the genomic window TCAAGAACCTCACGCCGGAACTGTTCAGCGGCTCTCCTCTCGAAGTCGACTATAAGAAGCTGAGCCCGACTCCGGACGACTTTCCGAAGTTCGTCCGGCACATGGTCGACTCGATGTCCAAAGGGCGCGAACTGGACGCGGCCAAGCTGAAGACCACCAAGGCGCCGATGTTTTTCATATTCGGCGATGCCGACGGCATCCGCTTGGATCACATCAGGGAGATGTTTCGACTAAAGGGCGGTGAGACTCACGGCGATATGGGGCCGCGGACTGCATCTCGATTGGCGATCTTGCCCGACACCACCCACGTGACGCTGATGCAGCGCGGATCCATCATCGTGCCGATGGTGAACGACTTTCTCGACGCGAAGCGATAGCCCTGTTACGCCCCCTCCGATTTGCCATCCACCTCCTGACCCGTCACCTCCCACCGCTGGCCGTTGCCTGCTGGTCAGCCCGCTTTCGACCGCACAAAGCGGCCGTAGAGCTCGCTTTCGAAGCTCTCCGCAGAGCCGTCCTTGCCGATCGAGAACGTCATATCGCTCGGAAGATCCCCGGGAGCATCCCAGAGGAGCCAAAAGAGACCGCCGTCGGAATGCGTGAGGGTTCCCTTCATGGGGCCTGCCCTGACGACAAGGGTGCGGCCCTCGCGGACGATGCGGAATTCGCCGTAAAGAGCGTTCGCGTAAGTCCCTAACAGGCTGTCCTCCTTGTATGGGCACGGTCGCGGGTCTGCGGGCGACGACACCGACGCGAACATCTCGGTGATCTTCTTTTGAGCGGCGTAGATCGCCTTTTGGACCTCCTCGTCCGAGGTGCCGAGCGTCTTCGCGAGCCAGCGTGCGCGGACCGCTTCGGGGAACACGGTCATATGCATATTCGACAAAACCGCGATCGCCGCCCGTTTGGAAGGGATCATCGCGATAACCGTCCGCACACCGGGAAGCCCGCCGCCCTTCTCGAAGACCCGGACGCCTGCGTAATCGAAGCTGCCGACGCCCAAGCCGTAATAGAAGCCGGTCGTCTCCGAAATCGGTGGCATTTCCGCGAAGCCGACGTCGCTGACCATGCTCCGTTTCAGGATGTCGTCAAGCGTGGGCTGCTTGATGATCTGCCTGCCCTCGAACCGGCCCTCAGAAACCATCATTTGGAGCCATTTGGCGATATCGGTCGCGGTGGAGCTTGCAGAACCGGCCGGCCCCAAGACGTCGTGGTTAAAAGCACGGATGGTCTGGACCCGTCCTTCCACCAGCATGTGGTAGCGGCTCGTGTTCGCACCGAGAAGGCTGGCGTGTGTCGTGTCGCTTCTGCTCATCCCAAGCGGGCCATAGATCTCGCGCCTCATGAGCTCGTCCCAGGAGGCGCCGCCCGCCGCAGCTTCCACCATCCCCGCGACGAAAAAGCCGGGATTGGAGTAGCTTGCCACCTCGCGAAGGCCCGTCTTTGGCTGCAGGTAGCGGAGCCGCGTGAGGACTTGCTCGCGCGTCAGTCCAATCTGGCCTAATAAATCCCCGGCAAAGGCTGGCCATCCGGTTCGCTGCGCCAAGAGATCCCGCATCGTAAGCGACCTCGTTACATAGGGGTCCGCGTGAACGAACTGGGGAAGATAGTCGATGATGGGGCGGTCGAAATCCAGCTTTCCCTGGTCCACGAGGATGCCCGCCAGGCTCCCTGTCAGGGCTTTGGTGACCGACGCGAGTAGAAAGACGGTGTCCGCGTCGACCTTTTCTTCCGTGCCGAGGGCTCTGACGCCGAAGCCTTTGGTGTACACGACCTTTCCGTCTTGCACGACCGCGACGGCCGCCCCGGGAACGTTGTATTGCCGCATCGCTTCGGGGACGAAGGAATCGAGATAAGAGGTCTGCTGCGCCGAGATTAGGGAGATCGAGGCAAGGAGGGCCCACGCCATCCGCCTAGGATACCGACGGGCGCAGGGCCCAGAGAAGGAGGGTCAGTTCGCAAAAACCCTAGCGGCGCGAGTCCGCGGCGGGTGGGGCTTGTCTCTTGAGCCCAAGACCGGGACGCGCCCCGGTCATCTTCCGGCTCTCCAGGACCAGGTCTCCGTTGACGACGACGTGCTCGATCCCCACGGCAAGGGCCGTTGGGTCCTGAACCGTGGCACGATCGGCGATGCGCTTCGGGTCGAAGACCACAAGGTCAGCGATCATCCCCTTCTCGATCTTGCCCCGATCCTTTAGTCCAAAGCGGTTCGCAGGAAGGGACGTAGACTTGCGGATTGTCTCTTCGAGAGTGACGGCTCCAAGCTCTCTGACATAGCGACCGAAGATACGCGGATAGCTACCCGCACCGCGCGGGTGGGAGCCGCCATGGTTCCCGTCAGTGCAGTACATGATCCAAGGAGCCTTCATGAATACGAGCAAGTCTTCCTCCAGCATCGATTTGCAGATGATGCTGTGGCTTTCTTTGGTGCCAGGACCCCTGGTCTTGCGGAGGATTTCCTGGATGATCTCGGGCGCCTGTTTGCCGGTCAGTTTCGAGAGTTCCGCGAGCGATTTGTTCTCCCAGGATGGGTCGGGCGTATAACGGGCGAGCAGGACGTTTTCCGGTCCTCCGATCTCGTTCAAACCGCGAATCCAGATTTCGCGATTGTCCCAGTTTCGGTCGCTGGAGAGTGCCGACAGGCTGCTCTGCCAATAGAGGTAAGGGTACACGTCGGCCGTGATATCCAGACCTTCCCGCCGCGCAGAC contains:
- the dap_2 gene encoding D-aminopeptidase, coding for MAWALLASISLISAQQTSYLDSFVPEAMRQYNVPGAAVAVVQDGKVVYTKGFGVRALGTEEKVDADTVFLLASVTKALTGSLAGILVDQGKLDFDRPIIDYLPQFVHADPYVTRSLTMRDLLAQRTGWPAFAGDLLGQIGLTREQVLTRLRYLQPKTGLREVASYSNPGFFVAGMVEAAAGGASWDELMRREIYGPLGMSRSDTTHASLLGANTSRYHMLVEGRVQTIRAFNHDVLGPAGSASSTATDIAKWLQMMVSEGRFEGRQIIKQPTLDDILKRSMVSDVGFAEMPPISETTGFYYGLGVGSFDYAGVRVFEKGGGLPGVRTVIAMIPSKRAAIAVLSNMHMTVFPEAVRARWLAKTLGTSDEEVQKAIYAAQKKITEMFASVSSPADPRPCPYKEDSLLGTYANALYGEFRIVREGRTLVVRAGPMKGTLTHSDGGLFWLLWDAPGDLPSDMTFSIGKDGSAESFESELYGRFVRSKAG